The [Pseudomonas] carboxydohydrogena genome includes a window with the following:
- the folE gene encoding GTP cyclohydrolase I FolE: MISNVKLLERERDVTAPERPDRAEVEDAFRTIIRWTGDDPKRDGLIETPSRVARAFEEFFIGYSQNPVTVLQKTFEEIEGYDEMITLRGVRFESHCEHHMAPIVGKAWVAYIPNGRVVGISKLARVVEIYAKRLQIQEKMTAQIANTINDVLKPQGVAVLIKAQHHCMTTRGIHKPGTDLVTSRMLGCFRDNPATRQEFLSMTAERD; the protein is encoded by the coding sequence ATGATTTCCAACGTCAAGCTGCTTGAACGCGAGCGGGATGTGACCGCCCCCGAGCGGCCGGATCGCGCCGAGGTGGAAGATGCGTTCCGCACCATCATCCGCTGGACCGGCGACGATCCGAAGCGCGATGGCCTGATCGAGACGCCGAGCCGCGTCGCCCGCGCCTTCGAGGAGTTCTTCATCGGCTACAGCCAGAACCCGGTGACGGTGCTGCAAAAGACCTTCGAGGAAATCGAGGGCTATGACGAAATGATCACGCTGCGGGGCGTTCGCTTCGAGAGCCATTGCGAACACCACATGGCTCCGATCGTCGGCAAGGCCTGGGTCGCCTATATCCCGAACGGCCGTGTCGTCGGCATCAGCAAGCTCGCCCGCGTTGTCGAGATCTACGCCAAGCGCCTCCAGATCCAGGAGAAGATGACCGCGCAGATCGCCAACACCATCAATGACGTGCTCAAGCCGCAAGGCGTTGCGGTGCTGATCAAGGCGCAGCATCATTGCATGACGACGCGCGGCATCCACAAGCCCGGCACCGATCTCGTCACCAGCCGGATGCTCGGCTGCTTCCGCGACAATCCGGCGACGCGGCAGGAATTTTTGAGCATGACCGCGGAACGGGACTAG
- a CDS encoding FAD-dependent oxidoreductase — protein MQQDDAPKGPDLAGGVELAQLSGGKLLGHVGDEEVLLVQSGGDIFAVGAHCTHYHGPLADGLVVGNSIRCPWHHACFDLRTGEATRAPAFDPIARFKVEQRDGKVFVGDKVAPCPVRPRVLKETPDKIVIVGGGAAGFAAAEMLRREQFAGEIVMLSSEASAPVDRPNLSKDYLAGSAQADWIPLRSGDFYRDLKIDLRLGVEADSIDVTGQAVVLKDGARLAYDRLLLATGAEPNRLPVPGADRPNVHVLRSLADSNAIIASAKDARRAVVIGASFIGLEVAASLRARDIEVHVVAPEKIPMERVLGPGMGRCVRALHEEHGVIFHLEAGVSAIDDRGVVLKSGEVIAADLVVSGVGVKPRLALAEKAGLAIDRGVVVDRYLQTSAPGIYAAGDIARWPDPHSGESIRVEHWVVAERQGQVAARNMLGAHEAFDAVPFFWSQHYDIPINYVGHAEKWDEIVVHGEIMAHDCLLEYKLNGKTLAVASIFRDADSLKAAAAMEEGRAPV, from the coding sequence ATGCAGCAGGATGATGCACCCAAGGGCCCGGATCTCGCCGGCGGCGTCGAACTGGCGCAACTTTCCGGCGGCAAGTTGCTGGGCCATGTCGGCGACGAGGAGGTCCTGCTGGTCCAGTCCGGCGGCGATATCTTCGCGGTCGGCGCGCACTGCACGCACTATCATGGGCCGCTGGCGGACGGGTTGGTCGTCGGCAACAGCATCCGCTGTCCGTGGCATCATGCCTGTTTCGATCTACGCACCGGCGAGGCGACGCGGGCGCCGGCCTTTGACCCGATTGCGCGGTTCAAGGTGGAACAGCGCGACGGCAAGGTGTTCGTCGGCGACAAGGTCGCGCCCTGTCCGGTCCGGCCGCGCGTGCTGAAGGAGACGCCGGACAAAATCGTCATCGTCGGCGGCGGCGCGGCGGGGTTTGCCGCGGCGGAAATGTTGCGCCGTGAACAGTTCGCGGGCGAGATCGTCATGCTGTCGAGCGAGGCGTCCGCGCCGGTCGATCGCCCCAATCTGTCGAAGGATTATCTCGCCGGTAGTGCGCAGGCGGACTGGATTCCACTGCGCTCCGGGGATTTCTACCGCGACCTGAAAATCGACCTGCGGCTTGGCGTCGAAGCCGACAGTATCGATGTTACGGGCCAAGCGGTCGTGTTGAAGGATGGTGCGCGGCTCGCTTATGACCGGCTGCTGCTGGCGACGGGCGCGGAGCCGAATCGTTTGCCGGTGCCCGGCGCGGACCGTCCGAACGTGCATGTGTTGCGCTCGCTGGCCGACAGCAATGCGATTATCGCCAGTGCGAAGGATGCGCGCCGCGCGGTGGTGATCGGCGCAAGTTTTATCGGGCTGGAGGTGGCTGCGTCACTCCGGGCGCGCGACATCGAGGTCCATGTCGTTGCGCCCGAGAAAATTCCGATGGAGCGGGTGCTCGGCCCCGGGATGGGACGGTGCGTGCGTGCCCTTCACGAGGAGCATGGCGTGATTTTCCATCTTGAGGCAGGCGTCAGCGCGATCGACGATCGCGGCGTCGTGCTCAAGAGCGGCGAAGTGATCGCGGCGGACCTCGTCGTGTCCGGGGTCGGTGTCAAGCCGCGGCTCGCGCTTGCGGAGAAGGCGGGACTTGCGATCGACCGTGGCGTTGTCGTCGACCGCTATCTGCAAACCAGCGCGCCCGGAATCTATGCGGCGGGCGACATCGCGCGCTGGCCGGACCCTCATTCGGGTGAAAGCATCCGCGTCGAACATTGGGTGGTGGCCGAGCGTCAGGGGCAGGTGGCCGCGCGCAACATGCTCGGGGCGCATGAGGCATTCGATGCCGTGCCGTTCTTCTGGAGCCAGCACTACGATATTCCGATCAACTATGTCGGCCATGCGGAAAAGTGGGATGAGATCGTCGTGCATGGCGAGATCATGGCGCATGATTGCCTCCTTGAATACAAGCTCAACGGCAAGACGCTGGCGGTGGCCTCGATCTTCCGCGATGCCGACAGCCTGAAGGCGGCCGCCGCGATGGAGGAAGGCCGCGCGCCGGTATGA